TGAGTTTTATGTTGCTGGTTCATTAGAAGCTGAGGACGGGGCAACAGAAGGAATACTTCGTTTGCGTCATTTCCAAGGAGAGGGTAGATGGATCGTTCCGTTCTTTACACAAATGGAATTTGTAAAAGACGTGTTGCCAGAAGGAACACCCCTTATTACGATACGTGGGAAAGAGTTATTTGGTAGCATTGAGAAAGATGCTACAGCAGTATTAAATGTTGGCACTGATATTAGTAAAACATTTATTCCAGAAGAAATTGCAGATATCGCATCTGGACGAATTTTTAATTATTATAAATAAAAGGAAAAGCTGAATCGCTTTTCCTTTTTTAATTTGAAAACGGAGTGGCTACACCAGAGGAAATAGAGAGTGTTTTATTATCTGTATTTATTGTCGCTGTAGCTCCAAGAGGAATGCCGATGTTTGGGCTTATATGACCGATCGGCAAACCGAATAGAACAGGTATATGATAGGGTGCGAAATATTCATATAGTATTGTTTGCAATGATTGAGATGGCTTTGAAGGAGTGCAGTCGTGACAACTTGTGAAAATAACGCCCCTGCATTCATTAAACTTTCCAGATAAAAGTAGCTGATTTAACATACGGTCAATGCGGTACGGTTCTTCACCAATGTCTTCAAGTAATAAAAGTGTATTGTCCGTATTTATCTCGTAGGGCGA
This Bacillus paramycoides DNA region includes the following protein-coding sequences:
- a CDS encoding SseB family protein; this encodes MEQIPVKRIEEVLVVAGNDKQKQKEFYELLLSTEFYVAGSLEAEDGATEGILRLRHFQGEGRWIVPFFTQMEFVKDVLPEGTPLITIRGKELFGSIEKDATAVLNVGTDISKTFIPEEIADIASGRIFNYYK